A genome region from Paracoccus stylophorae includes the following:
- a CDS encoding Hsp20/alpha crystallin family protein, with translation MAFSDLIPWSWNRDRNRVPARREGDENPMVSLQRDLNRVFEDFWGRFDSPFDGSLPAAGPRTDISETDDAMLVSVDLPGLDDEDVEVNVTEDMLTIRGEREEKTEKEGFTSQSRRSFHRMIPIPPGVDSEKAEAEFKRGELTVTLPKTEEARARVKRIEVKTS, from the coding sequence ATGGCATTCAGCGATCTGATTCCCTGGAGCTGGAACCGGGACCGCAACCGGGTGCCGGCCCGGCGCGAGGGCGATGAGAACCCCATGGTCTCGCTGCAACGGGACCTGAACCGCGTGTTCGAGGATTTCTGGGGCCGCTTCGACAGCCCGTTCGACGGCAGCCTGCCCGCGGCCGGTCCGCGCACCGATATTTCGGAAACCGACGATGCGATGCTGGTGTCGGTGGACCTGCCCGGACTGGACGACGAGGATGTCGAGGTGAACGTCACCGAGGACATGCTGACGATCCGCGGCGAGCGCGAGGAAAAGACCGAGAAGGAAGGTTTCACCTCGCAGTCGCGCCGCAGCTTTCACCGGATGATCCCGATCCCGCCCGGCGTCGATTCCGAAAAGGCCGAGGCCGAGTTCAAGCGCGGCGAGCTGACGGTGACGCTGCCCAAGACCGAAGAGGCGCGGGCGCGGGTGAAGCGGATCGAGGTGAAGACCTCGTGA
- a CDS encoding Hsp20/alpha crystallin family protein, whose product MAHDMQKTGGEVARTDDRQTPATGPTFRPATDIFEKDDVVTLTIDMPGVTPDSVDVSVENRSLTVRGAIDAPAPEGYRRIYAEYAPGTFERAFSLPQTIDPEGIEASHSDGVLTLTLRKSEAAKPKQIKVKAA is encoded by the coding sequence ATGGCACATGACATGCAGAAAACCGGCGGCGAGGTGGCGCGGACCGATGACCGGCAGACCCCTGCGACCGGCCCGACCTTTCGCCCCGCCACCGACATTTTCGAAAAGGACGATGTGGTGACGCTGACCATCGACATGCCGGGGGTGACGCCTGACAGCGTCGATGTCTCGGTCGAGAACCGTTCGCTGACCGTGCGCGGGGCCATCGATGCGCCGGCGCCCGAAGGCTATCGCCGGATCTATGCGGAATACGCGCCCGGCACGTTCGAGCGGGCCTTCAGCCTGCCCCAGACGATCGACCCCGAGGGGATCGAGGCCAGCCACAGCGACGGCGTACTGACGCTGACCCTGCGCAAAAGCGAAGCCGCCAAGCCGAAACAGATCAAGGTCAAGGCCGCCTGA
- a CDS encoding Hsp20/alpha crystallin family protein codes for MLNYGLSGMSWDPFAELRQLQSQMNRMFEGDQRASRQDGGAWPPVNLWLGDDSLVVTAEMPGVGRDDIDLTVRENTLVIAGRRSPATDDDDAAWHRRERPWGEFSRSIRLPLRVDPDKVEARVKNGVLEVEMGRPDAERPRKIDVKAS; via the coding sequence ATGCTGAATTACGGATTGTCGGGAATGTCCTGGGACCCCTTTGCCGAATTGCGGCAGTTGCAGTCCCAGATGAACCGCATGTTCGAGGGCGATCAGCGCGCCTCGCGTCAGGATGGCGGTGCCTGGCCGCCGGTCAATCTGTGGCTGGGCGACGACAGCCTGGTCGTGACCGCCGAGATGCCCGGCGTCGGCAGGGACGATATCGATCTGACCGTGCGCGAAAATACGCTGGTCATCGCCGGCCGGCGCAGCCCCGCGACCGATGACGACGACGCCGCATGGCATCGCCGCGAACGGCCCTGGGGCGAGTTCTCGCGCTCGATCCGCCTGCCGTTGCGCGTCGATCCCGACAAGGTCGAGGCGCGGGTGAAGAACGGCGTGCTGGAGGTCGAGATGGGCCGCCCCGATGCCGAACGCCCCCGCAAGATCGACGTGAAGGCAAGCTGA
- a CDS encoding coniferyl aldehyde dehydrogenase, which produces MIREEDWDSSRTLIARFEAAMAASRADPAPGWDIRRDRLERLARMLRADEAGVIEAIATDFGQRPAADTRMAEIFPSYAEIAHALRHGKGWMRPRKVPTAVWFRPGRSRIVPQPKGLAGIIGPWNYPLFLMIGPLVGAFAAGNRALVKTSEYAPNFAAWLAGAAARHFAPDELAVIRGGPQIGAEFSVLPFDHLFFTGNAEIGRKVMQAAARNLTPVTLELGGKSPVLVTENADLDRAVARVMTGKMLNAGQTCVAPDHVLIARPLREGFIAGAREWMARHYPDIAGNPDVTHIIDDRQFGRLVRMRDDAVARGAELHRLSDHEAGRNSRLFPPLIVTGAPEDSLVMTEEIFGPILPVIAVESTDEMVSRVNAGPRPLAAYYFSQDRAEIEALSARIVSGGACYNETIMHVAQTDLPFGGVGASGMGHYHGRYGFDTFSHLRGTFIQSRINGLGLLTPPYGARFRAMMTMLTRLALPRRLR; this is translated from the coding sequence ATGATCCGCGAAGAGGACTGGGACAGCAGCCGGACGCTGATCGCGCGGTTCGAGGCGGCGATGGCCGCGTCGCGGGCCGATCCGGCGCCGGGATGGGACATTCGCCGCGACCGGCTGGAACGGCTGGCGCGGATGCTGCGTGCCGACGAGGCCGGGGTGATCGAGGCCATCGCCACCGATTTCGGCCAGCGCCCCGCCGCCGATACCCGCATGGCCGAGATTTTCCCCAGCTATGCCGAGATCGCGCATGCCCTGCGCCACGGCAAGGGCTGGATGCGGCCGCGCAAGGTGCCGACGGCTGTGTGGTTCCGGCCCGGCCGGTCGCGGATCGTGCCGCAGCCGAAGGGTCTGGCGGGCATCATCGGGCCGTGGAACTATCCGCTGTTTCTGATGATCGGGCCGCTGGTGGGCGCATTCGCCGCCGGCAACCGGGCGCTGGTCAAGACATCGGAATACGCGCCGAACTTTGCCGCATGGCTGGCCGGCGCGGCGGCGCGGCACTTTGCCCCCGACGAGCTTGCGGTGATCCGTGGCGGCCCGCAGATCGGGGCGGAATTTTCGGTGCTGCCCTTCGATCACCTGTTCTTCACCGGCAATGCCGAAATCGGGCGCAAGGTGATGCAGGCGGCGGCGCGGAACCTGACGCCGGTCACGCTGGAACTGGGCGGCAAGTCGCCGGTGCTGGTGACGGAAAACGCCGATCTGGATCGTGCCGTGGCGCGGGTGATGACCGGCAAGATGCTGAACGCGGGCCAGACCTGCGTAGCGCCCGATCACGTGCTGATCGCCCGCCCGCTGCGCGAGGGGTTCATCGCCGGCGCGCGCGAATGGATGGCGCGGCATTATCCCGACATCGCCGGCAATCCCGACGTCACCCACATCATCGACGACCGCCAGTTCGGGCGTCTGGTGCGGATGCGCGACGACGCCGTGGCGCGGGGCGCCGAACTGCACAGGCTGAGCGATCACGAGGCGGGCCGGAACAGCCGCCTGTTCCCGCCGCTGATCGTGACCGGCGCGCCCGAGGACAGCCTGGTCATGACCGAGGAAATCTTCGGCCCGATCCTGCCGGTGATCGCGGTCGAGTCGACGGACGAGATGGTGTCGCGCGTGAATGCAGGTCCGCGCCCGCTGGCCGCCTATTACTTTTCCCAAGACCGGGCCGAGATCGAGGCGCTGTCGGCGCGCATCGTCTCGGGCGGCGCGTGTTACAACGAGACGATCATGCATGTGGCGCAGACCGATCTGCCCTTTGGCGGCGTCGGCGCGTCGGGGATGGGCCATTACCACGGCCGATACGGGTTCGACACGTTCTCGCATCTGCGCGGCACCTTCATCCAGTCGCGGATCAACGGGCTGGGCCTGCTGACCCCGCCCTATGGCGCCCGGTTCCGCGCGATGATGACCATGCTGACGCGCCTGGCGCTGCCGCGCCGGCTGCGCTGA
- the leuB gene encoding 3-isopropylmalate dehydrogenase, which translates to MSDSYSLLILPGDGIGPEVMVEVVKIIDWFQTHRGMSFEVTQDLVGGAAYDEHGSPCADETLEKALSVDAVLLGAVGGPQYDSLDFSVKPERGLLRLRKELDLFANLRPAQCFDALADFSSLKREVVAGLDILIVRELTSGVYFGEPRGIHADDNNPDNEGGRVGVNTQRYTSGEIRRVARSAFDLAGQRSGRVCSMEKANVMESGILWREEVQWVHDNEYPDIELSHMYADNGAMQLVRNPRQFDVIVTDNLFGDILSDAAAMLTGSLGMLPSASLGAKMENGRPRAMYEPVHGSAPDIAGQGKANPIACILSFAMALRYSFDRGDAAADLERAVERVLADGVRTADLMGPDGGTPVSTAEMGDRIVAALAAG; encoded by the coding sequence ATGTCCGACAGCTATTCGCTTCTCATCCTGCCCGGCGACGGGATCGGCCCCGAAGTCATGGTCGAGGTCGTCAAGATCATCGACTGGTTCCAGACCCATCGCGGCATGTCGTTTGAGGTGACGCAGGATCTGGTCGGCGGCGCGGCCTATGACGAACATGGCAGCCCCTGCGCCGACGAGACGCTGGAGAAGGCGCTGTCGGTCGATGCGGTGTTGCTGGGCGCGGTGGGCGGGCCGCAATATGACAGCCTCGATTTCAGCGTGAAGCCCGAACGCGGCCTGCTGCGCCTGCGCAAGGAGCTGGACCTGTTCGCCAATCTGCGGCCGGCGCAGTGTTTCGACGCGCTGGCCGATTTCTCGTCGCTGAAGCGCGAGGTGGTGGCGGGGCTGGATATCCTGATCGTGCGCGAACTGACGAGCGGGGTCTATTTCGGCGAGCCGCGCGGCATCCACGCGGACGACAACAACCCCGACAACGAGGGCGGGCGGGTGGGCGTGAACACCCAACGCTATACCAGCGGAGAGATCCGGCGCGTCGCGCGTTCCGCCTTCGATCTGGCGGGGCAGCGGTCGGGGCGGGTCTGTTCGATGGAAAAGGCCAACGTGATGGAATCGGGCATCCTGTGGCGCGAAGAGGTGCAGTGGGTCCACGACAACGAATATCCGGACATCGAGCTGTCGCACATGTATGCCGATAACGGCGCCATGCAGCTGGTCCGCAATCCGCGGCAGTTCGACGTGATCGTGACCGACAATCTGTTCGGCGACATCCTGTCGGATGCGGCGGCGATGCTGACCGGCAGCCTGGGGATGCTGCCCTCGGCCAGCCTGGGGGCGAAGATGGAAAACGGGCGTCCCCGCGCGATGTATGAACCGGTGCATGGCAGCGCGCCCGACATTGCCGGGCAGGGCAAGGCCAACCCGATCGCCTGCATCCTCAGCTTTGCGATGGCGCTGCGCTATTCCTTCGACCGGGGCGATGCGGCGGCCGATCTGGAACGGGCGGTGGAACGGGTGCTGGCCGACGGTGTCCGCACCGCCGATCTGATGGGACCCGATGGCGGCACGCCGGTATCCACGGCCGAGATGGGCGACCGGATCGTGGCCGCGCTGGCGGCGGGCTGA
- a CDS encoding MFS transporter gives MPALSAGIFSLALGYTLSQFYRAFLAVLTPLLRDGLGASAGDLALSSGLWFATFALMQMPVGWALDRLGPRRTVATALALGGGGGAAVFALAQAPWHLHVAMGLLGIGCAPVLMGAYYIFAREYPAAAFSALAGMFVGFGSAGNILGAAPLVWLIDAVGWRAALWGMAGFTLIVAALIALWVRDPPAPQGHHPKGSIGQILRLRALWFILPLLFVNYAAFGAVRGLWAGPFLEQVHDADARTIGRVTLAMGVAMIVGNFLVGPAVRLVGDLRRTVLIFSAMTVAVMATLWLFPGAGLAQAGILLALVGLSGAGYPLLMAHGRSFLPPHLVGRGVTFLNMISIGGVGIMQFASRPLYGAASAAYPPAQAFAMLWLFFLIPLTVGFALYFLTPEAEIG, from the coding sequence ATGCCAGCCTTGTCGGCGGGAATCTTCAGCCTTGCGCTGGGATACACGCTCAGCCAGTTCTATCGCGCCTTTCTGGCGGTGCTGACGCCGCTGCTGCGCGACGGGCTTGGCGCCTCGGCGGGCGATCTGGCGCTGTCCTCGGGGCTGTGGTTCGCGACATTCGCGCTGATGCAGATGCCGGTCGGCTGGGCGCTGGACCGGCTGGGGCCGCGCCGGACGGTGGCCACCGCCCTGGCGCTGGGCGGCGGCGGAGGCGCGGCGGTCTTTGCGCTGGCGCAGGCGCCCTGGCACCTGCATGTCGCGATGGGGCTGCTGGGCATCGGCTGCGCGCCGGTGCTGATGGGGGCCTATTACATCTTCGCCCGCGAATACCCCGCCGCCGCGTTCAGCGCGCTGGCCGGCATGTTCGTGGGCTTCGGCTCGGCCGGCAACATCCTGGGGGCCGCGCCGCTGGTCTGGCTGATCGACGCGGTCGGCTGGCGCGCGGCGCTGTGGGGGATGGCCGGCTTCACCCTGATCGTGGCGGCGCTGATCGCGCTGTGGGTGCGCGACCCGCCCGCCCCGCAGGGCCATCATCCGAAAGGCAGCATCGGCCAGATCCTGCGGCTGCGCGCGCTGTGGTTCATCCTGCCGCTGCTGTTCGTGAACTACGCCGCCTTCGGGGCGGTGCGCGGCCTGTGGGCCGGCCCGTTCCTGGAACAGGTCCACGACGCCGACGCGCGCACCATCGGGCGGGTCACGCTGGCCATGGGCGTGGCGATGATCGTGGGCAATTTCCTGGTCGGGCCGGCGGTGCGTCTGGTCGGCGACCTGCGCCGCACCGTGCTGATCTTCAGCGCCATGACGGTCGCGGTGATGGCGACGCTGTGGCTGTTTCCCGGCGCCGGGCTGGCGCAGGCCGGCATCCTTCTGGCGCTGGTCGGGCTGTCGGGCGCGGGCTATCCGCTGCTGATGGCGCATGGCCGATCGTTCTTGCCGCCGCATCTGGTGGGGCGCGGCGTCACCTTTCTGAACATGATCTCGATCGGCGGGGTCGGCATCATGCAGTTCGCCTCGCGCCCGCTTTATGGCGCGGCCAGCGCGGCCTATCCCCCGGCGCAGGCCTTCGCTATGCTGTGGCTGTTCTTCCTGATCCCGCTGACGGTCGGGTTCGCGCTGTATTTCCTGACGCCGGAGGCCGAGATTGGCTGA
- a CDS encoding glycosyltransferase family 4 protein has product MADTPLVVAPNLKRRLSGVTATVVRLIPVQARLIDIRATGPGLPPQVPHIPLWRAALMPRDRWRVWHARRNTEMALGLILRRLLRRRYRLMFTSAAQRRHTGFTRWLIRQQEALVATTPQAAGYLERPAQIVMHGVDTDIFHPPADRAALRRDLGLDPDAVLIGCFGRVREQKGVDLLVQAGLRLLPDRPRAQILFTGRITPEHRGFADDLQARIAAAGLADRIRFLGELPWDRLVAHYQALDLFAAPARWEGFGLTPLEAMACGVPAIGSRVGAYEALIRDGQTGSIVDTGDAGSLTDALARWLDDDAARAAAGRAARAHVTARHSIATEARALVDIYSVLLARP; this is encoded by the coding sequence TTGGCTGACACCCCGCTGGTCGTTGCGCCCAATCTGAAACGCCGCCTGTCGGGCGTGACCGCGACGGTGGTCCGGCTGATCCCGGTGCAGGCGCGGCTGATCGACATCCGCGCCACCGGCCCCGGCCTGCCGCCACAGGTGCCCCATATCCCGCTGTGGCGCGCAGCCCTGATGCCGCGCGACCGCTGGCGGGTCTGGCACGCGCGGCGCAACACCGAAATGGCGCTGGGGCTGATCCTGCGCCGCCTCCTGCGCCGCAGATACCGGCTGATGTTCACCTCGGCGGCGCAGCGCCGCCATACCGGCTTCACCCGCTGGCTGATCCGCCAGCAAGAGGCGCTGGTGGCGACCACCCCGCAGGCCGCAGGCTATCTGGAACGTCCCGCGCAGATCGTCATGCACGGCGTCGATACCGACATCTTCCATCCGCCCGCCGACCGCGCCGCGCTGCGCCGCGATCTGGGGCTGGACCCGGACGCGGTGCTGATCGGCTGCTTCGGGCGGGTGCGCGAACAGAAGGGCGTCGATCTGCTGGTGCAGGCCGGTTTGCGCCTGCTGCCCGACCGGCCGCGCGCGCAGATCCTGTTCACCGGCCGCATCACGCCGGAACATCGCGGCTTTGCCGACGATCTTCAGGCCCGCATCGCCGCCGCCGGGCTGGCCGACCGCATCCGCTTTCTGGGCGAACTGCCCTGGGACCGGCTGGTGGCGCATTATCAGGCGCTGGACCTGTTCGCCGCCCCCGCGCGGTGGGAGGGGTTCGGCCTCACCCCGCTCGAGGCGATGGCCTGCGGCGTCCCCGCCATCGGCAGCCGCGTCGGCGCGTACGAGGCGCTGATCCGCGACGGCCAGACCGGCAGCATCGTGGACACCGGTGATGCCGGGTCGCTGACCGATGCACTGGCGCGCTGGCTGGACGACGATGCCGCCCGCGCGGCGGCGGGACGCGCGGCGCGCGCCCATGTCACCGCCCGCCACAGCATCGCGACCGAGGCCCGCGCCCTGGTCGACATCTATTCCGTCCTGCTGGCGCGGCCATGA
- a CDS encoding glycosyltransferase family 29 protein — translation MNRLRFHTARLLRNEAALRAMSVPQGNLLADLEGRTVALIGNARALTGGDSGARIDAADLVIRINRAPIPAPASHGSRTDWLALATRLNEADRARLSPDRILWMSPKRKRLDWRSAASPGFYLHPLADYAALRDRLSAPPTTGALTVDLLLRSRLRSLTLFGFDFFASRSLSGRRSAQQVPHDFAAEAAWVADLSRHDPRLTLIRAEERAETGQTRTTPSPALD, via the coding sequence ATGAACCGGCTGCGCTTTCACACCGCCCGCCTGCTGCGAAACGAGGCCGCATTGCGCGCCATGTCGGTGCCGCAGGGCAATCTGCTGGCCGATCTGGAGGGCCGGACGGTGGCGCTGATCGGCAATGCCCGCGCCCTGACCGGCGGCGACAGCGGCGCGCGGATCGACGCCGCCGATCTGGTCATCCGCATCAACCGCGCCCCGATCCCCGCGCCGGCCAGCCATGGCAGCCGCACCGACTGGCTGGCGCTGGCCACGCGGCTGAACGAAGCCGACCGCGCCCGCCTGTCCCCCGACCGCATCCTGTGGATGTCGCCCAAGCGCAAGCGGCTGGACTGGCGCAGCGCCGCCAGCCCCGGCTTCTACCTGCACCCGCTGGCCGATTACGCCGCGCTGCGGGACCGGCTGTCCGCCCCCCCCACCACCGGCGCGCTGACCGTCGACCTGCTGCTGCGGTCGCGCCTGCGCAGCCTGACGCTTTTCGGCTTCGACTTCTTCGCCTCGCGCAGCCTGTCGGGCCGCCGCAGCGCGCAGCAGGTCCCGCATGATTTCGCCGCCGAAGCCGCGTGGGTCGCGGATCTGTCGCGCCACGACCCCCGCCTGACCCTGATCCGCGCCGAAGAGCGCGCCGAAACCGGGCAGACACGGACCACGCCCTCACCCGCGCTGGACTGA